From a region of the bacterium genome:
- a CDS encoding cupin domain-containing protein — protein MPHVLLDQLPALTLADGVVARVAASLNMSIAHVHLAAGARLPRHDHPHEQVVNVVDGELELTVEGQPFRLRRGEVYILPPHIPHSAHAVTDCYVIDVFHPVREDFRAASLTGYPQPGGKTA, from the coding sequence ATGCCCCACGTTCTGCTGGACCAATTGCCGGCGCTGACCTTGGCCGACGGCGTCGTCGCCCGGGTCGCCGCATCCCTGAATATGAGCATCGCGCATGTCCATCTGGCCGCCGGCGCGCGATTGCCGCGCCATGACCATCCCCATGAACAGGTGGTCAACGTGGTCGACGGCGAATTGGAACTGACCGTGGAAGGACAGCCGTTCCGACTACGGCGGGGCGAAGTCTACATCCTGCCGCCGCACATTCCCCATTCCGCCCATGCTGTCACCGACTGCTATGTCATCGATGTCTTCCATCCGGTGCGCGAAGACTTCCGCGCCGCCTCCTTGACCGGCTACCCCCAACCGGGAGGTAAGACAGCTTGA